The Chiloscyllium plagiosum isolate BGI_BamShark_2017 chromosome 8, ASM401019v2, whole genome shotgun sequence genome includes a window with the following:
- the LOC122552311 gene encoding intercellular adhesion molecule 5-like isoform X2, with the protein MRVRWFQDGVELNSDTTRPNSNTVRITAAWTPQESGLMEVVCMADFEKYPSIPPKNNSAFIEVYAFSSPEIQVPTSQEGNLVNITCLVLNVSGDLELSLKKGNDILVSGSSSTGLTISHTVEAQAKLDGQQYICEAELKLQDQSMTSPVIKQQIETLHVLYKPRDTIMTISVNDKTISGNNTPMSSIPVEVTKGDEITISCKSNGRPSPTLEWVNPSNGSNIVIGPSGFLHIPYVTSEHQGIYKCRATNQYGIDEKEVDLRVKDETRKWNLIIIISIVIVLVVLIILSSHFCTAHGQLCKGNQPDIALGNTSDN; encoded by the exons ATGAGAGTAAGATGGTTTCAGGATGGTGTGGAACTGAACTCAGATACCACAAGGCCAAATTCCAACACTGTCCGAATAACAGCAGCATGGACACCACAGGAATCTGGTCTGATGGAAGTCGTCTGTATGGCCGATTTTGAGAAATATCCATCAATTCCCCCAAAGAATAATAGTGCTTTCATTGAGGTGTATG CTTTCTCTTCCCCTGAAATCCAAGTACCAACCAGCCAGGAAGGAAATCTGGTTAATATTACATGCCTTGTGTTAAATGTCTCAGGGGATCTTGAACTCAGTCTGAAGAAAGGAAATGACATATTAGTGAGTGGATCAAGCAGTACTGGGCTCACTATCTCTCATACAGTAGAAGCTCAAGCTAAGCTGGATGGACAGCAGTATATCTGTGAAGCTGAACTGAAACTTCAAGATCAGTCAATGACAAGCCCTGTTATTAAACAACAGATTGAAACCCTCCATGTCCTGT ATAAACCACGAGACACAATCATGACCATATCGGTAAATGACAAAACCATATCAGGAAATAACACACCCATGTCAAGCATTCCAGTAGAAGTTACTAAAGGTGATGAAATTACAATAAGCTGTAAGTCCAATGGAAGACCCTCACCTACATTAGAGTGGGTAAACCCCAGTAATGGCAGCAACATTGTGATTGGTCCCTCTGGGTTTCTGCACATTCCGTACGTAACCTCAGAGCATCAAGGAATTTATAAATGTAGAGCTACCAATCAATATGGAATTGATGAGAAGGAAGTGGACCTCAGGGTCAAAG ATGAAACACGGAAATGGAATTTAATCATCATAATTTCCATAGTCATCGTGTTGGTGGTGCTAATAATACTCAGCTCTCATTTCTGCACTGCCCATGGGCAGCTTTGCAAAGGAAATCAACCTGATATCGCTCTGGGAAATACCAGTGATAATTGA
- the LOC122552311 gene encoding intercellular adhesion molecule 5-like isoform X1, with the protein MRVRWFQDGVELNSDTTRPNSNTVRITAAWTPQESGLMEVVCMADFEKYPSIPPKNNSAFIEVYAFSSPEIQVPTSQEGNLVNITCLVLNVSGDLELSLKKGNDILVSGSSSTGLTISHTVEAQAKLDGQQYICEAELKLQDQSMTSPVIKQQIETLHVLYKPRDTIMTISVNDKTISGNNTPMSSIPVEVTKGDEITISCKSNGRPSPTLEWVNPSNGSNIVIGPSGFLHIPYVTSEHQGIYKCRATNQYGIDEKEVDLRVKDFIWIILVIAGAAILLIIVPVLTLYCKWRSQKRRQYKLNKRKPNSQKPSGNDHQEDVPLEELDP; encoded by the exons ATGAGAGTAAGATGGTTTCAGGATGGTGTGGAACTGAACTCAGATACCACAAGGCCAAATTCCAACACTGTCCGAATAACAGCAGCATGGACACCACAGGAATCTGGTCTGATGGAAGTCGTCTGTATGGCCGATTTTGAGAAATATCCATCAATTCCCCCAAAGAATAATAGTGCTTTCATTGAGGTGTATG CTTTCTCTTCCCCTGAAATCCAAGTACCAACCAGCCAGGAAGGAAATCTGGTTAATATTACATGCCTTGTGTTAAATGTCTCAGGGGATCTTGAACTCAGTCTGAAGAAAGGAAATGACATATTAGTGAGTGGATCAAGCAGTACTGGGCTCACTATCTCTCATACAGTAGAAGCTCAAGCTAAGCTGGATGGACAGCAGTATATCTGTGAAGCTGAACTGAAACTTCAAGATCAGTCAATGACAAGCCCTGTTATTAAACAACAGATTGAAACCCTCCATGTCCTGT ATAAACCACGAGACACAATCATGACCATATCGGTAAATGACAAAACCATATCAGGAAATAACACACCCATGTCAAGCATTCCAGTAGAAGTTACTAAAGGTGATGAAATTACAATAAGCTGTAAGTCCAATGGAAGACCCTCACCTACATTAGAGTGGGTAAACCCCAGTAATGGCAGCAACATTGTGATTGGTCCCTCTGGGTTTCTGCACATTCCGTACGTAACCTCAGAGCATCAAGGAATTTATAAATGTAGAGCTACCAATCAATATGGAATTGATGAGAAGGAAGTGGACCTCAGGGTCAAAG ATTTCATATGGATAATACTAGtgattgcaggagcagcaatacTATTGATAATAGTTCCAGTGTTGACCTTGTACTGCAAGTGGAGATCCCAGAAAAGAAGACAGtataaattaaacaaaagaaaacccaATTCACAGAAGCCCAGTGGGAATGATCATCAGGAAGATGTTCCTTTGGAGGAACTTGATCCATAA